In the genome of Kiloniellales bacterium, the window GAGAGGCCCCGAAAGGCGGGTCGCCGGGCCGCGGATCGGTAGCGCGACCAGACCGCCGACGAAGCGCTGACCGGGCCGGGCAGGGTGCCGTCGGTCAGCAGCAGGCCGGTCTCCTCGTGCAGCTCCCGCAGGGCGCAGCGCACCAGGGCCGGGTGGAGCGACGCGGTCGCGGCATCGGTCCCTTGTGGCAGGGTGGCGAAGCTTTCCGGCAGGCCGGAGTCCTGCCGGTCCTCGGGCTCCAAAGCACCGCCGGGAAAGACGTAGACCTCAGGCATGAAGCGGGACGAAGCCGGCCGCCGGCCGAGCAGGACTTCCGGACCCGCCTCGGTCCGGCGCAGCAGGACCAGCGAAGCCGCGTCGCGCGGCCGGGAGACAACCCGCGGCCGCTGCACGCTGTCGCTCAGTTGAAGATGACCTGGCCGGACTGCCTGGTCTTGCTGCCGGTCCTGCCGCCGGCAATCGCTTCCCGATAGAGCGTGCGGTCGGACAGCAGTCCGATCGCCACCTCGACATCGACCTCGTCCGTGCCCTCGCGCGCCGGACAGCGCGCCCTCAGGGCGTTCAGGGCCGGCGAGTCGCCCGGGTCGATGCTGACCTGGCGGACCGCCGGCGAGATCGTGTTCAGGCCCCGGCGCAGCCCGGCAATGATCTCTTCAGCGGTCTTGCCGTCGTCCTCGATGCAGATGTCCGGCAGTACGCCCCGCTTGTCCAGGGCATAGCCCGAAGGGGCGTGGAACCGCGCCCAGGTCAAGGTCAGCTCGCCGTCGTTGGGCAGCCGCAGGACCGTCTGCACGGTCCCCTTGCCATAGGAGTTGCTGCCGATCAGGACCGCCCGGCCGCTGTCCTGCAGGGCCGCGGCCACGATCTCGGAGGCCGAGGCGGAGTTGCCGTTGATCAGGACCACGACCGGCTTGCCCGCGGCCTCGTCGTCCGGCTCGGCCTCGAAGTACTGGTGGCTGTCCGGGTGACGGCCGTGAGTTGAAACAAGCCGGCCCTTGGTGACGAAGAGGTCGGAGACCTCGACCGCCTGATCGAGCAGCCCGCCCGGATTGCCCCGCAAGTCCAGAACGTAGCCGGCCAGCCCGTCGCCCAGGTCGTCGCGGGCTTCGATCAGCTTAAGGCGCAGCATCCGCGTTGTGTTCTGGTTGAAGCCGGCGATCTTGATGTAGGCCACTTTGCCCTTGAGCTTGTAGGTGATGGTCTGCGGCACGATATGGCCGCGCTTGATGTCCAGGCTGAGCGAGTCGCTGCGGTCCGGGCGCCTTACGGTCACGTTGACCGAAGAGCGCATCGGCCCCCGCAGGCGCTGCACGATCTCGCGCTGGGTCAGGCCGACCGCCGTTTCGCCGTTGATCGCCACGATGATGTCGTCGTCGCGCAGGCCGGCGCGCTCGGCCGGGGTGTTCTCCATGACGTTGAGGATGCGCACGCCTTCGTCGACGACGCGGATCCGCACACCGATGCCGCCGAAGCCCTCGCGGCTGGCGCGGTTGTTCCGGGCCTCCTCGCGGCCGGCATAGCGGGAGAAGCCGTCCAGGTCGCCGAGCACCCCGTCGAATACGGTCTCGTAGAGCGAGGCGCTGCCCTCGCTGCCCAGGCGGCGCGAATGGGTCAGTCCGATGTCCAGCGCCGCCGCGGTAAGATCGCCCCAGGCGTCGATGTCTTCCTGCCGCGGCGCCGGGAAGCTCTGCGCGACGGTGCCGTCGACCGCGACGGTCACGGTCGAATCCTGGCGCAGGATGCTGAACTTGGGATCGATGCGCGAGAGTTTCGAAAGTCCGGAGATCACGAGGTCCGGCATCGAGACCTCGTCGATGTAGACCTCGTTTATGTCCTTGTAGCCGGTCGAGAAGAGGCGCGTGGCGCTGGTCGTGCTGAAGCTCCGACCTTCTTCCTGGCTCGCGACGCAGGCGGCTGCCAGGAGGGCCATCGGAACGACGGTGGCCATGGTGGCCCGTCTGGCAAGTCGCCAAAGTGCAGCGTCAGAGTACCTCTCGACCATCACCCGGACCTCCGCCTCCCTTGATTCTGGGCGCCTAAAACCCTGAAGCGCCTCGTTGCTTGGGCGTTGGGAGCGATACTAAACTGGTAAAAAAAGTCTTACCAGTGTTATGTATGGTTAAGCTAAAATATTAATAAATCCAAAATAAGTCTAAGGCCATCGCCGGCAGGGATTCAGGAAATCATCCGCGACGGCGTCGGACTCTGGTGTTGTTCCTGGCTTGTTTGACTGGTCTCTTCTTGGGTTGTCCTTTCCGAATTGTATGGTTTGTCCGCCCTCTTCCGGCGTCGGCGGCGGCGGAGTCTTCAGCGATATGCAAGATAAGCCCTCCGGTTACTGGGCTGGCTTCGACCAGGCGGAGGGCGACCCGGTCGCCGAGGTTGTAGACCCGGCCCCAGCGCTGGCCGACCAGGCAGTGCCCGGCCTCGTCGTGCTCGTAATAGTCGTCCGGCAGCGCGCTGATCGGCACCAGCCCGTCGGCGCCGCTCTCGTCGAGCGAGACGAAGAGGCCGAAGCGGGTGACGCTGCTGATCCGGCCCGAGAAGGCCTCGCCGACCCGTTCGGCCAGGAAGGCAGCGGTGAAGCGGTCCACGGCGTCGCGCTCGGCCGCCGCGGCCCGGCGCTCGGTCGACGAGATGTGCGCGCCGATCTCCGTGAAGGCCGCCGCCTGCTCGCCCGGCAGGCCGTCCCTGCCCAGTCCCAGGGCCGAGATCAGCGAGCGGTGCACCAGCAGGTCGGCATAGCGCCGGATCGGCGAGGTGAAGTGGGCGTAGCGGGTCAGCGCCAGGCCGAAGTGGCCGAGGTTGCGCGGGCTGTAGGCCGCCTGGCTCTGGCAGCGCAGGACCAGTTCGTTGACCAGAGGCTCCTCGGCGCCGCCGCGGACCTGCTCCAGCAACCGGGTGAAGAGCTTCGGCCGCAGCACCTGGCCGCGGGCCAGGCGCAGGTCCAGGGTCTCCAGGAACTGCCGCAGGGCCTCTACCTTGACCGGGTCCGGGCCGTCGTGGACCCGGTAAAGGCAGGGGCGCTGGCGCGATTCCAGGGTCTCCGCCGCGGCGACGTTGGCGGCGATCATGAACTCCTCGATCAGGCGGTGGCTGTCCAGCCGCTCGCGTGCCTCGATCGCGGCGACCCGGCCCTTGGCATCGAGCATGACCCGCCGCTCGGGCAAGTCCAGGTCCAGGGTGCCGCGCCGCTCGCGCGCCCGCAGAAGCGCCGCGTAGGCGCCGTAGAGCGGCTTGATGACCTCGTCCAGCAGGGGCGCGGTGGTCTCGTCAGGCCGGCCGTCGATCGCCGCCTGGACCTGGGTGTAGGTCAGGCGGGCGGCGGAGCGCATCAGGCCGCGGAAGAACCTGTGCGTCTTGATGCGGCCCTGGGAGTCGAGCCTCATCTCCACCGCCAGGCAGCCACGCTCCTCCTTGGGCCGCAGCGAGCACCAGCCGTTGGAGAGCGCCTCCGGCAGCATGGGGACCACCCGGTCGGGGAAGTAGACCGAGTTGCCGCGCTCCCGGGCGCTGCGGTCGAGGGGGCTGTCAGCGGTCACGTAGTGGGCCACGTCGGCGATCGCGACCAGGACCCGCCAGCCCCCGCCTCTGCCCGACGCGCCTCTTCCGGACTCCGGGGCGGCCCAGACCGCGTCGTCGAAGTCGCGGGCGTCTTCGCCGTCGATGGTGACCAGCGGGATCTGCCGGAGGTCCTCGCGCTCGCCCAAGGAGGGCGGCCCGGCGGTCTCGGCCTGCTTCAGGGCGTCCTTGGGAAAGTCGATCGGGATGCCGTGCTCGAAGAGCGAGATCAGGCTCAATGAGCCCGGGCCGCTGAGCCGCTCGACGACCCGGACCTGCGGCAGGCCCAGGCGGTTGCCGCCGCGCAGCAGCTCGGCCAGGACCAGGTCGCCGTTCCTGGCGCCGCCGGCGTCCTCGGGCCGCAGCACGAACTCTCGCTTGGCCCGCTTGTCGGTCGGCACCAGGCGGCCTTCGGCGACCTTGGGGCGGTAGATCCCAAGGACCCGGCGCGGCGCGGCGCCGACCACGCGCATGGGCCGGGCCTCGTAGAGGCCCTCGCCGACTGCCTTAAGGCGGGCCAGGACGCGCTCGCCCTCGCCCAGGCTGGGATGGCCACCGGGGAAGGGGGCGATGTAGATCGTCGGCGGCGGGGCGTCGTGGCTCCAGCCGGCCGGGCGGCCGAGCAACTCGCCGTCCGGGTCGCGGCCGATCGCTTCGATCACGGTGACCGAGGGCAGGCGGCCCGGAGCGACGACCCGGCGCTTGCGGTCGCGCTCGATGTGGCCTTCGGCGGCCAGCTCCTTGAGCAGGGCCTTGAGCGCGATGCGCTGCTGGCCCTTCAGCTGGAAGGCGCGGGCGATCTCGCGCTTGCCGACCCGGCCGTCTTGCTCGCGGATGAAGGCGAGGACCTCGTCCTTGCTCGGAAAGGGCGCCGGCTGGCGCTTCGCGGCGGCCACGCCAGGGCCTATTCGGCGGCCTCGGCGGCGGCGGACCCGGTTTTCGCTGCCTGACCCGTCTCCTCGGCGGGCTTCTCGGCGGTCCCGCTCTTGCTGGTCTTCTTGCCCGCGGCCTTTCTGGCTCCGGTCTTCTTGGCCGCCGTCTTTTTCGCTGCTGCCTTCTTGGTGCCCGTCTTCTTGGCCGCGGCTTTCTTGGCGCCCGTCTTCTTTGCGGCAGTCTTCTTCGCGGCGGGCTTCTTGCCTTTCTTCGCCGCCTGCGCCTCCAGGAGCTCGAGCGCCTGCTCGAGGGTGATGTCCTCGGTGGTCAGGTGGTCGGGCAGGGTGGCGTTGATCTTGCCGTGCTTGGCATAGGGGCCGTAGCGGCCCTTGTGCAGGGTGACCGGCTTCTGGTCGTCCGGGTGCTCGCCCAGGGTCCGGAGGGCCGTGCTCTGGCGCCGCGCCGGCGCCTCGGCGATCAGGACCACGGCGCGGTTGAGCCCGATGGTCAGGACGTCGTCGTCTTCGGCCAGGGTCTTGTAGGCCGACTTGTGCTTGACGTAGGGCCCGTAGCGGCCGATCCCGGCCAGGATCGGCTCTCCGGTCTCGGGATGCGGGCCGACCTCGCGCGGCAGGGCGAGCAAGGCCAGGGCGGTCTGCAGGTCGATCTCCATCGGGCTCATGCCCTTGGGCAGAGAGCAGCGCTTCGGCTTCTCCGCGCCCTTCTCCTTGGAGGCTTCGCCCAGCTGCAGGTAGATCCCGAAGGGCCCCTTGCGCACCGTGACCGGCAGCCCGGTCGCTGGATCCTTGCCCAACTCGCGCGGGCTGGCCAGGCAGGCCTCGGCCGCGGCCTCCTCGCCGTTGATCACCGCCAGGGAGCGGGTGTAGCGGCAGTCCGGGTAGTTGGAGCAGCCGATGAAGCCGCCAGTCTTGCCGATCTTCAGGCCCAGGCGGCCCTCGGAGCAGGCCGGACAGACCCGCGGGTTGTGCCCGGGCTTCTCCGGGTCGACCGGGAAGAAATGGGGCCCCAGCTCGGCGTCCAGCGATTCGATGACGTGGGTGATCCGCAGGTCCTTGGTCTCGTCGACCGCGGCCTTGAAGCCGGACCAGAAGTCCTTCAGCAGCTCCTGCCAGGACAGCCGGCCGTCGGAGACCGCGTCCAGCTTGCCCTCCAGGTCGGCGGTGAAGCCATACTCGACGTAACGTGTGAAGAAGCTGCTCAGGAAGGCGGTGACCATGCGGCCGCGGTCCTCGGGGTAGAAACGCCGCTTTTCCAGCCGCACGTAGTCGCGGTCCTGCAGCACCTGGAGGATCGAGGCGTAGGTCGAGGGCCGGCCGATGCCCAGCTCCTCCAGCTTCTTGACCAGGCTGGCCTCGGTGAAGCGCGGCGGCGGCTGGGTGAAATGCTGCTCGGGCAGGACCTTGCGGCGCGACACCGCCTCGCCCTCCTTCATCTGCGGCAGGCGGCGGTCGTCGCCCTCACCGTCGCGCGGGCTGTCGTCGCGGCCCTCCTGGTAGAGCGTGAGATAGCCGTCGAAGGCCACCACCGAGCCGGTCGCCCGCAACCATGCGGCGCCATCCTTGGGCGCCCGGCCGTCGACGGCGATGTCGACCGCGACCTGGTCCAGGCGGGCGCTCTCCATCTGGCTCGCCAGGGTCCGCTTCCAGATCAGCTCGTAGAGCTTGACCCCGTCGGCGTCGAGCCAGGGCGCCAGGTCCGAGGGCCGACCGGTGATGTCGGTCGGGCGGATCGCCTCGTGCGCCTCCTGGGCGTTGCGCGCCTTGGCCTTGTAGACTCGGGGCGCCTCCGGCAGGTAGGCCGGGCCGAAGCGCTCGCCGATGGTCTCGCGGATCCCGGCGATGGCCTCGTTCGAGATCTGCACGCCGTCGGTCCGCATGTAGGTGATCAGGCCGACCACCTCGCCGCCCAGGTCGACGCCCTCGTAGAGCTTCTGGGCGGTGCGCATGGTCCGGGTCGCGCTGAAGCCGAGCTTGCGCGAGGCCTCCTGCTGCAGGGTCGAGGTGGTGAAGGGCGGCGGCGGGTTGCGCCGGACCTGCTTGCGTTCGATCTTTTCGATCTCGAAGCCCAGGGCCTGCTCCAGCCGCCCGGCGGCCGCCTTGGCGCTGGCCTCGTCGCCGAGGTCGAACTTGTCGAGCTTCTTGCCGTCCAGGTGGCTGAGCCGCGCCGTGAAAGGCGCGCCGGCGGCGCTGGCCAGCTCGACGTCGATGGTCCAGAACTCTTGCGGCTTGAAGACCTCGATCTCGGCCTCGCGCTCGCAGATCAGCCTGAGGGCGACCGACTGAACGCGCCCGGCCGAGCGGCTGCCGGGCAGCTTGCGCCAGAGCACCGGCGACAGGGTGAAGCCGACCAGATAGTCCAGCGCGCGGCGCGCCAGATAGGCGTCGATCAGCTCACGGTTCAGGTCACGCGGATGCTCGAAGGCATCGAGCACGGCGTTCTTGGTGATCTCGTTGAAGACGACGCGGCTGACCTCGACCCCGCCCAGGGCCTTGCGCCGGTTCAGCTCCTCGGCGATGTGCCAGGAGATCGCCTCGCCCTCGCGGTCGGGGTCGGTCGCGAGGTAGAGCTTGGCGGCGCGCTTGACGGCGTCGGCGATCTCCTTCAGCCGCTTCTCCGAGCGGTCGTCGACCTGCCAGTCCATGGCGAAGCCTTCGTCCGGCCGGACCGAGCCGTCCTTGGGCGGCAGGTCGCGCACGTGGCCGTAGCTGGCCAGCACCTCGAAGCTGCTGCCCAGGTACTTGTTGATCGTCTTCGCCTTGGCCGGCGATTCGACGATCACGACGCTCTTGCGCGATCCTGTCCTGCTGGAGTCAGGCATGCCTTGACGATCCGAGCTCCGTCTCTCGGGCACGCACGGGTTCAGCCCGTGTCGTCGCCATCCATCGAAAGCGATACGCGGTTCCCGGGATGCCGGACGACTCGCCCGGCCAACTCAAGTTCCAAGAGGACCCGGTTAACCATTGCGGCTGACAATTGGGCCTGGCGTGCCACTTCGTCAAGCAGTACCGGCGAAGGTCCTAGCAATTGCTTAACGATATCACGCGCCTCGGTGGCCTCGTCCTGGCCGGGTTCGGGCGCCTCGGGCACCGGACCGGGCCCGGTTTCGGGCCGAATCCGCCGCTCGGCCAGGAAGCCTTCCAGAGTCTCCAGGACATCCTCGGCGGATTCGGTCAGCACCGCGCCCTGGCGGATCAGGTGATTGCAGCCGCGCGCCCGGGGGTCGAGGGGCGAGCCGGGCACGGCGAAGACCTCGCGGCCCTGCTCCAGCGCCAGGCGCGCCGTGATCAGCGAGCCCGAGCGCGGCGCCGCCTCGACCACCAGCACCCCGAGCGAAAGCCCAGAGATCAGGCGGTTGCGGCGGGGGAAGTGGCGCGCCTGGGGCACCAGGCCGGCCGGCATCTCCGAGACCACCGCCCCGCGGTCGCGGACGGCTTCGTAGAGCGCCGCGTTCTCGCGCGGGTAGACCACGTCGGGACCCCCGGCCAGGACCGCCACGGTGCCGCCGTCCAGGGCGCCTTCGTGGGCCGCGGTGTCGATGCCGCGGGCCAGGCCCGAGGTGACGACCAGCCCGGCTTGGCCCAGGTCGGCGGCGAGCTGCTTGGCGAAGCGGCGGCCGTTGGCCGAGGCGTTGCGGGCGCCGACGACGGCGAGAGCGCGCCGATTCGGCAGGGCCGGGTCGCCGAGCACGCTGAGCACCGGCGGCGGGTCGTCGATCGCCGCCAGGGCCGGAGGATAGTCCGGATCAGATAGCGTAAGGACCCGCGCGCCCAGGGCCTCCAGGGCGTCCAGCTCGCGCTCCGCCTCGTCCGGCGGGCAGAGCCGGACCGGTCGCCGGCGGCCGCCCCGGCGGGCCAGCTCCGGCAGGGCCTCTAGCGCCGCCGCGGCGTTGCCGAACTGCGCGAGCAGCCGCCGGCAGGTGATCGGCCCGACGTTCTCGCTGCGGATCAGGCGCAGGAACGCGATCCGGCCGGCTCTGGAGTCCTCGGCGGCGGATGAGACCATAACGTGAACGTGACGCCGAGCCGGAGGCTCGTCAAGGGCGAGCCGCTTCGCCTTGGCCTCGCCGCAAAGGCCCTTCATCTTGACTCGCGCGCTCTGCGGGGCTGTGGCCGGGGTGGGCTTGTGGCAGGCTGGTGGCGGGATGACAAAGCGGCCAATGCAGGACCGGTCTCGTTTCGAGCTTCTCGCGCCCTGGGCGGTGGTCGCCTTGGCGCTGCTCCTCTCGGGCTGCTCGCCCCTGCGCGGCTGGGAGGCGATGCAGGTCGCTCAGGACATCGCCGCGGCCGGAGGTCCCAGCGGACTCAAGGAGTCGCGGCCGCCGCCGAAGCGCCGCAGTGTGACCTACAAGGTCGATCACCGCCGCTCGGCCGGCGACCTCTATCTGCCGGGCGACCGGGCCGAGGCCGGTCTGGTCCTTGTCCCCGGCGCGGCGGTCAACGGCAAGGACGATCCCAAGTTCGTCGCCTTCGCCGAATCCCTGGCCCGGGCGCGCTTCGCGGTGCTGGTGCCGGAGATCCCGAACCTGCGCCAGCTCAAGGTCCGGGCGACCGACGCCCGCAAGATCGCCGACGCGGCCCGTCACCTCGCGAGCTTCGCCGCGGCGGGGGAGGGCGCGCCGGTCGGTGTGGTGGCGGTCTCCTACGCCGCCGGGCCCGCGGTGATGGCGGCGGCGGCACCCGACGCCCGCGACCGCATCCGCTTCGTCGCGGCCATCGGCGGCTACTACGACCTGGAGGCGGTCATCACCTTCTTCACCGCCGGCGTCTATCGCGACGCGCCCGATGGCCCCTGGCAGGCGGCCGATCCCAACCCCTACGGCAAGTGGGTCTACCTGCGGTCCAACAGCGACTTCATCTCCCTGCCGCGGGACCGGCGCCTGCTGCAGGAGATGGCCGAGCGCAAGCTGGACGACCTGCGGGCCGACATCTCCCATCTTGCCGCGGGGCTCAGCCCCGAGGGGCGCTCGATCTACGCCCTGCTGCAGAACCGCGACCCGGCCGAGGTCGGGCGCCTGATTTCGGTCCTGCCGCAGCGCGTGCGCGCGGAGATCCGCGCGCTCGACCTGAAGAATCTCGATTTTTCAGATGTCTCGGCGAGGATCCTGCTGATCCACGGCAGGGACGACAAGATCATCCCCTACAGCGAGAGCCTGGCCCTGGCCGCCGCCGCCGGCGAGGACAAGGCGGAGCTCTTCCTGGTCGACAACCTGGCCCATGTCGACCTGGGCCCCGGCAGCCTCGACGACCAGTTCACCCTCTGGCGCGCGGCCTACCGCCTGCTGGAGGAGCGCGACGACGCGCCGGCGCCGGCACTGCCGGCGGCTCTGGCGAGCACGGACTGAAGCCGGGCTTGCGGAGCCAACGCCGCCCCAGTGTGGTGGATCCTAAGTTCGTTGCATCTAGGATCGCTTTTGCGGTCGTCTGGGTAGGAAGCGTCGCGCGGGCGATGCCGTCGCATCGTCAAGCGGCGCTGACGCCCTCCAGAGGGCGGCAAAAGCGACCCTTCGGGCGGCCTTGCAGGCCCCTCGGTCGTCGTTGCGCGGCTCTCGTAATGCGCCAGCATCACCACGACCCGCGCGCCTCGCCGAGACCCCTGCAAGGCCGTCCTAGATACAAGGAACTTAGGATCCACCACACTAGAGGCCGTAGCGATCGACCGCCGCCATGTCCCAGTCCATGCCGAGGCCGGGGCCGCGGGGGGTGACGCAGCCGTCGGCGAGAACCGGTGGCTCGGCGATCACCGGGCTCGCGAGGTCCAGGTACTCCAGGTAGTGCGCCAGGGGCGTGACCGGCAGGACGTGGGCGCTGGCCTCGATGAAGAGGTGGCTGGAGACCGGGATCGCGGCCGCCTCGGCCTGGCCCATGGCCCGCAGCCAGCCGGTGATGCCGCCGATCTTCATCAGGTCCGGCATGCAGAGGTCGCAGGCGCCCGCCGCGATGGCGTGGGCCATGTCGGCGGCGAACCACCAGTTCTCGCCGGTCTGGACCGGGACCGCAGAGCCCTCCCGGACCCGGGCGTGGCCGGCCAGGTCCTCGGCCGGCACCGGCTCCTCGACCCAGGTCAGGTCGAAGCGCTCCAGGGCGGCGATCCGGCGCAGGGCCTCGGGCGCGGTCAAGGACTGGTTGTAGTCGACCATCAGCCGGACCTCGGGCCCGATGACCTCGCGGACCCCGGCGACGTTCTCCAGGTCCCAGGCCAGGTCGCCGACGCCGATCTTGATCTTGATCGCGCGGAAGCCCTGCTCGAGGCTGCCCTCCAGGGCCGCGCGGTCGGCCACCGGGTCGACCACGCCGTAGCTGTCGTAGGCCGGCACCGGCCCGACCCGGCCGCCCAGCAGCGCGACCACCGGCTTGCTCAGGGCCCGGCCCTGGAGGTCCCAGAGCGCCATGTCGAGCCCCGAGAGGGCCATGCCGACCAGGCCCTGGCGGCCCATCAGGCGGAAGCGCGCCTCCAGGTCCTTGTAGAGCGCCGCGGGCGCGGCGGGCTGACCCTTGATCACCGCCTCCAGGTCGCCGAGGAAGGCGGCCAGGGCGCGCAGGGTCAGGGTGCTGTAACCGAAGATCCAGGCGCGGCCGGTCACGCCCTGCTCCGACTCCACGTCGAGCAGGAGCAGCGGCGCGTTCGGGATCGAGCCCGAGGCGGTCCTGAGCGGTCGGGCCAGCGGCGCGGCGACGGCGCGGGTGGTCAGCGCGCGGAAGGTCAATTCGGCGGTCTCGGACATGGCGGGCTCCCGGCTCCGGAAAGTGAGGTTGCCACCGGTCTAAGGCATTATCCGATCAGATGGAAACGCTTCGCGATCCCGCTGGCCGGATGCAATACCAGGGAGCGTCGATAGTGACCTGCGCTAGTCCTGCTGGAGCCGGACTGACCTGAAGACCTCCAGCGCCCAGTCTCGGCCTTCGGTGGCGGTCTCGTAGGTGAAGGTCAGGAGGCAGAGCTGCCCTTTGCCGCCGCCATCCTTGCCGATGCAGGCCTGGAAGTGCCAGCAGCGCCCGTCCTCGGCCTCGCTCTCGCTGCCCCAGCCCGTCAAGCCCTCGCCGTCGTAGGTCGCGCAGAAGCCTCGACCGCGGTGCTCCGCTTCCATCTCGCGCACCGTGTCCGCCGCCGGGCTTGCCTCGGGGGTCTTGGCTTCGAAGGTATAGCTGCTGAGATTGAGGGCGCGCTCGCCATGGGCCAGGACCGTCGTGCCTTCGTCGCCCTCGTCGTCGAGTTCGCGGAAGTAGCCGGGCATCACCAGGCTCCAGCCGCCGCCGAAGGGGCGCCGGTGCTGGCCGCGGCGGAATCCGATGCCCTCGGCCTTGGGCAGCTGCCCGGTCTCGTCGCTGGACAGCAGGTCCCTGATCTCGGCGATCTCCGCGACCGGCAGGCCGATCGACGGATCGAGCTTCCGGGCCCGGCCGAAGCATTCCACGGCCAGCTCGTAGAGCTGTTGCTCCGCCTCGTCGACCGGCGGGGTCCAGGGCAGCTCGGTCCAAGCAAGGACCAGGGCGCAGTCGCGCCAGTAGGCGGCGTCGGCCGGATGGTTCCACCAGGGAAAGAAGGCGGCGGCCAGGCTCTCGGCCCGCTCGCCTTCGGCGGCAGCCAGGGCTTCGAACCAGCCCCGGTCCCAGAAGCCCAGCGGCGAATAGGCGAATTGCTCCGTGACCAGGTGGTAGTGAAGCGGCATGGACAGGGCGATCTGGCCGATCTCGCCGTCATGTCGTTCGAGAAGAAGGTTTGCGAGGCCCTTCAGCCAGGCCAGCATCTCCTGCTGCAGCGCGCCGAAGTCGCGGCTCTCGTGATAGCCGGTCTCGTCGCCTTCGTCTTCGTCGTGGTCGCTCCAGTCCCAGTCGATCCCGGCGACCGGTCCGATCGCCTCGATCAGCTCGACCAGCATGGCGTGGTAGCCGGGCCCCACGGTCGAGGTGTTGGCCGAGACCGTGAGTTCGCCGTCGTCGCCGAAGCCGAAGTCCACCGCCTCGGCGGCCGGGTGGAAGGTCACCTCCATGCCGCCCTCGTGGGCCTGGAAGTGCAGCAGGCGGTGTTGAAGCGGATCCGGGACAGCCTGGAAGATCGCCTCCTGCAGCCGGCGGCAAAGCTCGGCATGGCTCGGCTTGCGGCGCAGCAGTCCGCGGCCCCGGGCGCTGCCATGGATCAGGAAACCGAGCCCCATCCTTTCGGCCTTTCCTTGCTCTGCGGGCGGACGGCAACGCCGGCGAGGCTAGGACCGGCCGGTGAAGATCCCTTTAACCATAGCCGGCCTTCGCTAAAGCCGGTCACGCTTTCTTGCCGGCGCCGATCTTCGGCTCCTCGCCCTTCAGCAGGCGGCGCAGGTTGCTCAGGTGCCGCGACCAGACCAGCACCGCCAGGATCGCCGCCATCTGGACCAGCTGCAGGTCGCCCAGGAAGAGCCAAGCGAAGGCCGGCCCGGCGGCCAGGGCGATCAGCGCCGCCAAGGAGGAATAGCGGAAGGTCGCGGCGATCAGCAGCCAGGTCAGGCAGCAGGCGATGCCGACCGGCCAGGCGATCGCCAGCAGCACGCCCAGGGTGGTCGCCACGCCCTTGCCGCCCTTGAACTTCAGCCAGAGCGGGAAGAGGTGGCCGAGGAGCGCGCCGTAGCCGCCCATGATGGCCATGTCCGGTCCCCAGGCCCCGGCGACCAGGACCGCGGCCGCGCCCTTGCCGCCGTCGAGCAGCAGGGTCGCCGCCGCCAGGCCCTTGCGCCCGGTGCGCAGCACGTTGGTCGCCCCGATGTTGCCGGAACCGATGGCCCGGATGTCCCCCAGGCCGGCGATCCGGGTCAGCAGCAGCCCGAAAGGCACCGCTCCCAGAAGATAGCCGCCGATCAGCGCCGCGGCGAGATAGGGACCGGAAAACTCCCAGGAGATCGGATCGGGCATGGGGGCGGGTCGGCTGTGATGGCAGAGCGAGCTTAGGTAATGATCTGTGGTTTCGGACGCTTGGGCAACCGTGACGTCCGGCCCCCAAGGCACGCAAATCAAGGCTACAAGGCTGTCAATCGGCCTGGAAGATCGTCCGCCCGTCGACCACCGTGCGCAGCACCCGGCCCTGGACCGGGTGGTTCTCGAAGGGGGAGTTCTTGGACTTGCTGCGGAAGGAGTCGGGGTCGAGGCGGCCGGCGAGCTCCAGGTCGAAGAGGACCAGGTCGGCCGGGGCGCCCACGGCCAGCCGGCCGGCCTTGAGGCCGAGGATCTCGGCCGGGG includes:
- the dprA gene encoding DNA-processing protein DprA, coding for MVSSAAEDSRAGRIAFLRLIRSENVGPITCRRLLAQFGNAAAALEALPELARRGGRRRPVRLCPPDEAERELDALEALGARVLTLSDPDYPPALAAIDDPPPVLSVLGDPALPNRRALAVVGARNASANGRRFAKQLAADLGQAGLVVTSGLARGIDTAAHEGALDGGTVAVLAGGPDVVYPRENAALYEAVRDRGAVVSEMPAGLVPQARHFPRRNRLISGLSLGVLVVEAAPRSGSLITARLALEQGREVFAVPGSPLDPRARGCNHLIRQGAVLTESAEDVLETLEGFLAERRIRPETGPGPVPEAPEPGQDEATEARDIVKQLLGPSPVLLDEVARQAQLSAAMVNRVLLELELAGRVVRHPGNRVSLSMDGDDTG
- the topA gene encoding type I DNA topoisomerase, which encodes MPDSSRTGSRKSVVIVESPAKAKTINKYLGSSFEVLASYGHVRDLPPKDGSVRPDEGFAMDWQVDDRSEKRLKEIADAVKRAAKLYLATDPDREGEAISWHIAEELNRRKALGGVEVSRVVFNEITKNAVLDAFEHPRDLNRELIDAYLARRALDYLVGFTLSPVLWRKLPGSRSAGRVQSVALRLICEREAEIEVFKPQEFWTIDVELASAAGAPFTARLSHLDGKKLDKFDLGDEASAKAAAGRLEQALGFEIEKIERKQVRRNPPPPFTTSTLQQEASRKLGFSATRTMRTAQKLYEGVDLGGEVVGLITYMRTDGVQISNEAIAGIRETIGERFGPAYLPEAPRVYKAKARNAQEAHEAIRPTDITGRPSDLAPWLDADGVKLYELIWKRTLASQMESARLDQVAVDIAVDGRAPKDGAAWLRATGSVVAFDGYLTLYQEGRDDSPRDGEGDDRRLPQMKEGEAVSRRKVLPEQHFTQPPPRFTEASLVKKLEELGIGRPSTYASILQVLQDRDYVRLEKRRFYPEDRGRMVTAFLSSFFTRYVEYGFTADLEGKLDAVSDGRLSWQELLKDFWSGFKAAVDETKDLRITHVIESLDAELGPHFFPVDPEKPGHNPRVCPACSEGRLGLKIGKTGGFIGCSNYPDCRYTRSLAVINGEEAAAEACLASPRELGKDPATGLPVTVRKGPFGIYLQLGEASKEKGAEKPKRCSLPKGMSPMEIDLQTALALLALPREVGPHPETGEPILAGIGRYGPYVKHKSAYKTLAEDDDVLTIGLNRAVVLIAEAPARRQSTALRTLGEHPDDQKPVTLHKGRYGPYAKHGKINATLPDHLTTEDITLEQALELLEAQAAKKGKKPAAKKTAAKKTGAKKAAAKKTGTKKAAAKKTAAKKTGARKAAGKKTSKSGTAEKPAEETGQAAKTGSAAAEAAE
- the plsY gene encoding glycerol-3-phosphate 1-O-acyltransferase PlsY produces the protein MPDPISWEFSGPYLAAALIGGYLLGAVPFGLLLTRIAGLGDIRAIGSGNIGATNVLRTGRKGLAAATLLLDGGKGAAAVLVAGAWGPDMAIMGGYGALLGHLFPLWLKFKGGKGVATTLGVLLAIAWPVGIACCLTWLLIAATFRYSSLAALIALAAGPAFAWLFLGDLQLVQMAAILAVLVWSRHLSNLRRLLKGEEPKIGAGKKA
- a CDS encoding enolase C-terminal domain-like protein — its product is MSETAELTFRALTTRAVAAPLARPLRTASGSIPNAPLLLLDVESEQGVTGRAWIFGYSTLTLRALAAFLGDLEAVIKGQPAAPAALYKDLEARFRLMGRQGLVGMALSGLDMALWDLQGRALSKPVVALLGGRVGPVPAYDSYGVVDPVADRAALEGSLEQGFRAIKIKIGVGDLAWDLENVAGVREVIGPEVRLMVDYNQSLTAPEALRRIAALERFDLTWVEEPVPAEDLAGHARVREGSAVPVQTGENWWFAADMAHAIAAGACDLCMPDLMKIGGITGWLRAMGQAEAAAIPVSSHLFIEASAHVLPVTPLAHYLEYLDLASPVIAEPPVLADGCVTPRGPGLGMDWDMAAVDRYGL